The genomic region AAAGTCTGTAAATGATAAGGTTAGAATAAAAGTTGATGGCAGCGGCTCTTATGATGATATATTACCTAACATTAAAAAGATGATAAGCAAGAGAACACCTGGTAAGACTTATTATGTTAGAGGTACTTTTACAAGAGCTAACACAGACTTTTATGAAGATGTAATGGCGATGGTAAATGAAGGTTTTAGGGAAATATCTATAGAACCTGTTGTACTGCCAGATGAACATCCTCTTTCTTTAAGGGAAGAAGATTTAGAAACTATAATGGAAAACTATGATAAATTATACGAAGATATGGCTAAAAGAAAAAGGGAAAATAAGGATGAATATACTTTCTACCATTTTAATATTGATCTAAATGGAGGCCCTTGCGTTTATAAAAGAATTTCAGGTTGTGGTGCCGGCTTTGAATATGTTGCAATTACCCCACAGGGGGAAGTTTATCCATGTCATCAGTTTGTAGGAAAAGAAGAATTTAAACTTGGAAGCATATATGATGATACTTATAATGCTGAATTAGGCAAGAAATTTAAAAGAGCTCACATATATAATAAACCAAAATGTAGGGAATGTTGGGCAAAATTCTATTGTAGTGGTGGATGCCAGGCAAATAATCATGCCTTTAATGGAGATATGAATATTCCTTATGAAATTGGTTGTAAAATGCAAAAGAAGAGGATTGAGTGTGCTATAGCATTAAAAGCGGAGTAGTATTTTTAGTGTATTTTACAGTTAATGATTATTTAGAAAATGAGTAAACTCGAAAGAGTTTGCTCATTTTTACAATTTATTAAGGTTGAATAATTATTAAAATTAGGAGTGTATCTTATATGATTAAGGAGTATGTATTAAAAAATAATGTTAAGTTGATATATAAAAAAACAACTTCAAATCTTACTTCTATATCTATTTCTTTAGATGCTGGAGCAGGTAAAGAGAAGGACTTACTTGGAGTAGCTCATGCAACAGAGCATATGGTTTATAAAGGAACTACTAAAAGAAGTGAAAGTGAAATAAATAGGGATTTAAGTAAAATTTTTGGCTTTCAAAATGCAATGACTAATTATCCTTATGTTATATTTTATGGCACATCTTTGGCAGAAGATTTTGAAAAGGCAGTTGAGTTGTTTTCAGATATAATAATAAATCCTCTTTTTAAAGAAGAAGGATTTAAAGAGGAAATGGAAGTTATTAAAGAAGAGTTAAGGGAATGGGATGAAGAACTAGAACAATACTGTGAGGACAGGCAATTTTTAAACAGCTTTGAAAATAGAAGAATAAAATATCCTATTATTGGAATAAGATCTAGTTTGGATAAAATGAATTTAAATGATATTAAAGAATTTTATTGTAATAATTATTTGCCTAAGAATACTTCAATAGCAGTTATTTCTTCTTTAGAATTTCAAGAAGTAAAATCAACTATTGAAAAGTACTTTGGCTTCTGGGATAGAGATAGTTTTCAAGAAGAAATGGAATTAATTTATGGAGAAATAAAAGAGAATATATATAAAGACTTTAAGATAGGGGGCAATACCAGTAGAGTACAGATATGTTTTCCTATTGAGGAGCTAACTTTTGAAGAAATTAAGGCTTTAAGAATTTTTAATGTGTATTTTGGGGAAGGAGTAAATTCTGTATTATTTGAAAATCTAAGGACCCAAAATGGCCTTGTTTATGATGTTTTAACCAATATTGCTAATGAAAAGTACATTAAGTTATATAAAATCTTCTTTAATATATCAAAGGAAAATATTAATCAGGCAATAGAGTTAGTAGACAAATGTATTACCAATATAGATGATCTTTTTATAAATATCAATGAAAAAGATATAAAGGACTTTATCAAACTATTAAAATTAAAGAGATGGTTTAGAGAGGAACAAAATATTATTTTAGCTAAAGAATTATCAACCTATAGTACTATGTTTAAGGATTATAAAATATATAGTGAGGAATTTAATAATATAGAAAATATAGATATGGAGTTTATATATCATACGGTAAAGAAAGTTTTTAAAAGAAGGTCTATACAAATAATAACAAATTAGCTAAAATAATGACAAGGAGACTATTATGATTAAAGCGCCATTA from Clostridium isatidis harbors:
- the scfB gene encoding thioether cross-link-forming SCIFF peptide maturase, whose protein sequence is MALIHKFKQGENYFVLDVNTGSVHIVDELVYDILSDEGMRSKEELLEVLSEKYEKEAISEAYDEINELIKEGLLYTEDRYEEIAHSSMDDRDYIKAVCLNIIHGCNLRCKYCFADEGEYNGHKGVMSLETAKKAIDYVVKRSGPRKNIEIDLFGGEPTLIMDTIKEIIKYARENEKKWDKNIRFTMTTNSTILNEEMMEFMDKEMGNIILSLDGRKSVNDKVRIKVDGSGSYDDILPNIKKMISKRTPGKTYYVRGTFTRANTDFYEDVMAMVNEGFREISIEPVVLPDEHPLSLREEDLETIMENYDKLYEDMAKRKRENKDEYTFYHFNIDLNGGPCVYKRISGCGAGFEYVAITPQGEVYPCHQFVGKEEFKLGSIYDDTYNAELGKKFKRAHIYNKPKCRECWAKFYCSGGCQANNHAFNGDMNIPYEIGCKMQKKRIECAIALKAE
- a CDS encoding M16 family metallopeptidase — protein: MKEYVLKNNVKLIYKKTTSNLTSISISLDAGAGKEKDLLGVAHATEHMVYKGTTKRSESEINRDLSKIFGFQNAMTNYPYVIFYGTSLAEDFEKAVELFSDIIINPLFKEEGFKEEMEVIKEELREWDEELEQYCEDRQFLNSFENRRIKYPIIGIRSSLDKMNLNDIKEFYCNNYLPKNTSIAVISSLEFQEVKSTIEKYFGFWDRDSFQEEMELIYGEIKENIYKDFKIGGNTSRVQICFPIEELTFEEIKALRIFNVYFGEGVNSVLFENLRTQNGLVYDVLTNIANEKYIKLYKIFFNISKENINQAIELVDKCITNIDDLFININEKDIKDFIKLLKLKRWFREEQNIILAKELSTYSTMFKDYKIYSEEFNNIENIDMEFIYHTVKKVFKRRSIQIITN